One Marinibacterium anthonyi genomic region harbors:
- the hcaR_4 gene encoding Hca operon transcriptional activator — protein sequence MIDRRIKFRHIQCFVEIARERSFKRAAERLYLTGPAISKTLKELEEILGAPLLTRSRAGVALTAQGDVFLHFAEMSLAALQQGLDGVEHAGAQAAEHLVVGALPSVMARLMPAAVSVFDEMRPQARLRILDGPHGYMTDRMKLGEMDLVIGRLAGPEQMQGISFTQLYTERVVFVVRAGHPLLEAPDLKRIVDWPVVYPSPGSAIRPLVDRFMVEQGVGDITRQLETVSGAFGRVYTRRTDVVWIISAGVVANEIADGHLVQLPFETAITTGSVGLMTRAGETPSPVEQVFRMAVAQAVEDLGLTA from the coding sequence TTGATCGACCGCCGCATCAAGTTCCGCCACATCCAGTGTTTCGTGGAGATCGCCCGCGAACGCAGCTTCAAGCGTGCCGCCGAACGGCTCTACCTCACCGGCCCCGCCATATCGAAGACGCTGAAGGAGCTGGAGGAGATCCTTGGCGCCCCGCTGCTGACCCGCAGTCGCGCCGGCGTGGCCCTGACCGCGCAGGGCGATGTCTTTCTGCATTTCGCCGAAATGTCCCTGGCCGCCCTGCAACAGGGGCTCGACGGGGTGGAACATGCCGGGGCGCAGGCGGCCGAACACCTGGTGGTCGGCGCCCTGCCCAGCGTGATGGCGCGGCTGATGCCCGCGGCGGTAAGTGTCTTCGACGAAATGCGCCCGCAGGCGCGGCTGCGTATCCTCGACGGGCCCCACGGCTACATGACCGACCGGATGAAGCTGGGCGAGATGGACCTGGTCATCGGCCGCCTGGCGGGCCCCGAACAGATGCAGGGCATTTCCTTCACTCAGCTTTACACCGAACGCGTGGTCTTCGTGGTCCGCGCCGGTCATCCGCTGCTGGAGGCCCCCGACCTCAAGCGCATCGTCGACTGGCCCGTGGTCTACCCGTCCCCCGGGTCCGCCATCCGCCCGCTGGTGGACCGGTTCATGGTCGAACAGGGGGTCGGAGACATCACGCGCCAGCTGGAAACCGTCTCGGGCGCCTTCGGGCGGGTCTACACGCGGCGCACGGATGTGGTCTGGATCATCTCGGCCGGCGTCGTCGCCAACGAGATCGCCGATGGCCACCTGGTGCAACTGCCCTTCGAGACGGCCATTACCACCGGATCCGTCGGGCTGATGACCCGCGCCGGGGAAACGCCATCGCCGGTCGAACAGGTCTTTCGCATGGCCGTCGCCCAGGCGGTCGAGGATCTGGGCCTGACCGCCTAA
- the sucC_2 gene encoding Succinyl-CoA ligase [ADP-forming] subunit beta: protein MDIHEYQAKEILANFGVEVPPGALAYSPEQAAYRARELGGDMWVVKAQVHAGGRGKAGGVKLCTTDHEIQDACENMFGRKLVTHQTGPAGKGIYRVYVEGAVPIAREIYLGLVLDRTSQRVMIVASSEGGMEIEDISANRPDSIVRSTIEPAVGLQEFQAREIAFKLGMEPGLVQNMVRTLQGCYRAFTELDATMVEVNPLVVTRDNRVLALDAKMTFDDNALFRHPQVAELRDKSQEDPRESRAADRGLSYVGLDGNIGCIVNGAGLAMATMDTIKLAGGEPANFLDIGGGATPDRVAKAFRLVMSDANVQAVLVNIFAGINRCDWVAEGVVQALREVQVEVPVVVRLAGTNVEEGQKILAKSGLPIIRAGTLMEAAERAVGAWQRDLTQNTRVRAV from the coding sequence ATGGATATCCACGAGTACCAGGCCAAGGAAATCCTGGCGAATTTCGGGGTCGAGGTGCCGCCCGGCGCGCTGGCCTACAGCCCCGAACAGGCGGCCTATCGGGCGCGCGAACTGGGCGGCGACATGTGGGTGGTGAAGGCCCAGGTCCATGCCGGCGGGCGCGGCAAGGCGGGCGGCGTCAAGCTTTGCACCACGGATCACGAGATCCAGGACGCCTGCGAGAACATGTTCGGCCGCAAGCTGGTGACGCACCAGACCGGGCCGGCGGGCAAGGGGATCTACCGGGTCTATGTCGAAGGCGCGGTGCCCATCGCGCGCGAGATCTACCTGGGCCTGGTGCTGGACCGCACCAGCCAGCGGGTGATGATCGTGGCCTCAAGCGAAGGCGGGATGGAGATCGAGGACATCTCGGCCAACCGCCCCGACAGCATCGTGCGATCCACCATCGAGCCGGCGGTGGGGCTGCAGGAATTCCAGGCGCGCGAGATCGCCTTCAAGCTGGGGATGGAACCCGGGCTGGTGCAGAACATGGTGCGCACGCTGCAGGGCTGCTACCGGGCGTTCACCGAGCTGGACGCGACCATGGTCGAGGTCAACCCGCTGGTGGTGACCCGCGACAACCGCGTGCTGGCGCTGGATGCGAAGATGACCTTCGACGACAACGCACTGTTCCGCCATCCCCAGGTGGCCGAACTGCGCGACAAGAGCCAGGAGGATCCGCGCGAAAGCCGGGCCGCCGACCGGGGTCTGTCCTATGTCGGGCTCGACGGCAACATCGGCTGCATCGTCAATGGCGCGGGGCTGGCGATGGCGACGATGGACACGATCAAGCTGGCCGGGGGCGAACCCGCGAACTTCCTCGATATCGGCGGCGGCGCCACGCCCGACCGGGTGGCCAAGGCGTTCCGGCTGGTGATGTCGGACGCCAACGTGCAGGCGGTGCTGGTGAACATCTTTGCCGGGATCAACCGCTGTGACTGGGTGGCCGAAGGCGTCGTGCAGGCGCTGCGCGAAGTCCAGGTCGAGGTTCCCGTGGTGGTGCGCCTGGCCGGGACCAACGTGGAAGAAGGGCAGAAGATCCTCGCCAAGTCCGGCCTGCCGATCATCCGCGCCGGCACCCTGATGGAAGCCGCCGAACGCGCCGTGGGCGCCTGGCAACGCGATCTGACCCAGAACACCAGAGTGAGGGCCGTCTGA
- the sucD_2 gene encoding Succinyl-CoA ligase [ADP-forming] subunit alpha — MSIFLDRDTRVIVQGITGRMARFHTREMLDYGTNVVAGVVPGKGGQTAEGLPVFDTVKDAVDATGAEASLVFVPPPFAADSIMEAADGGIRYCVCITDGIPAQDMIRVKRYMWRYPKERRMVLTGPNCAGTISPGKALLGIMPGHIYLQGPVGVIGRSGTLGYEAAAQLKEHGIGISTSVGIGGDPINGSSFKDILAQFEADGDTEVICMIGEIGGPQEAEAAAYIRDHVTKPVVAYIAGLTAPKGRTMGHAGAIISAFGESASEKVEILSEAGVTVAENPAVIGDTIARVMGRAA, encoded by the coding sequence ATGAGCATCTTTCTTGACCGCGACACCCGCGTCATCGTCCAGGGCATCACGGGCCGCATGGCCCGGTTCCACACCCGCGAGATGCTGGACTACGGCACCAACGTCGTCGCCGGCGTGGTGCCCGGCAAGGGCGGCCAGACGGCCGAGGGCCTGCCGGTCTTCGACACGGTGAAGGACGCGGTGGACGCCACCGGCGCCGAGGCGTCGCTGGTCTTCGTCCCGCCCCCCTTCGCCGCCGACAGCATCATGGAGGCCGCCGACGGCGGCATCCGGTATTGCGTCTGCATCACCGACGGGATCCCGGCGCAGGACATGATCCGGGTGAAACGCTACATGTGGCGCTATCCCAAGGAACGGCGGATGGTGCTTACGGGTCCGAACTGCGCGGGCACGATATCCCCGGGCAAGGCTTTGCTGGGGATCATGCCGGGCCATATCTACCTGCAGGGTCCGGTGGGCGTGATCGGGCGGTCCGGCACGCTGGGCTACGAGGCCGCCGCCCAGCTGAAGGAACACGGGATCGGCATTTCGACCAGCGTCGGCATCGGCGGCGACCCGATCAACGGGTCCAGCTTCAAGGACATCCTGGCGCAGTTCGAAGCCGACGGCGACACCGAAGTCATCTGCATGATCGGCGAGATCGGCGGCCCGCAGGAGGCCGAAGCCGCGGCCTATATCCGCGATCACGTGACCAAGCCCGTGGTGGCCTATATCGCCGGCCTCACCGCGCCCAAGGGGCGGACCATGGGGCATGCCGGCGCGATCATCTCGGCCTTCGGGGAAAGTGCCTCGGAAAAGGTCGAGATCCTGTCCGAGGCCGGCGTGACGGTGGCGGAAAACCCGGCGGTGATCGGCGACACGATCGCCCGCGTCATGGGGAGGGCGGCCTGA
- a CDS encoding putative Actinobacterial protein, with translation MAIDEAADFLAESEALFALLDGLGAADYDRVTAFKGWTIGDVLVHLHFWNRAADLSALDGEAFGTLMEEVLPEIERGAFRAAENARVEERGPELLAAWITYAREMAARWSEMDPRARLPWAGPSMSARSSITARQMETWAHGFEIFDLLGQDRDETDRIRNIVVLGVNTFGWSHKVHGLDMPEAMPLVRVTSPSGAVWDWGDDAAGRIEGPAVDFAAVVTQTRALADTALIVEGPVAKAWMDNAQCFAGAPQTPPTAGSRRRA, from the coding sequence ATGGCAATCGACGAGGCGGCGGATTTCCTGGCCGAAAGCGAGGCGCTCTTTGCCCTGCTCGACGGGCTTGGCGCCGCCGACTACGACCGGGTGACGGCGTTCAAGGGCTGGACGATCGGCGACGTGCTGGTCCACCTGCACTTCTGGAACCGCGCGGCCGATCTGTCGGCGCTGGACGGCGAGGCCTTCGGGACCCTGATGGAGGAGGTTCTGCCCGAGATCGAGCGCGGCGCCTTCCGGGCGGCCGAGAACGCCAGGGTCGAGGAGCGCGGTCCGGAGCTGCTGGCGGCCTGGATCACCTATGCCCGCGAGATGGCGGCCCGCTGGTCCGAAATGGATCCCAGGGCGCGGCTGCCCTGGGCCGGACCGTCGATGTCGGCACGGTCGTCGATCACCGCGCGGCAGATGGAGACCTGGGCGCATGGATTCGAGATCTTCGACCTGCTGGGGCAGGACCGGGACGAAACCGACCGGATCCGCAATATCGTGGTGCTGGGGGTGAACACCTTCGGATGGTCGCACAAGGTGCACGGGCTGGACATGCCGGAGGCCATGCCGCTGGTGCGGGTCACGTCGCCGTCCGGGGCGGTCTGGGACTGGGGCGATGACGCGGCGGGGCGGATCGAGGGGCCGGCGGTGGATTTCGCCGCCGTCGTCACCCAGACGCGGGCGCTGGCGGATACGGCGTTGATTGTCGAGGGGCCGGTGGCCAAGGCCTGGATGGACAATGCGCAATGCTTTGCGGGGGCGCCGCAGACGCCGCCGACCGCCGGGTCGCGGCGGCGGGCGTAG
- the modB_3 gene encoding Molybdenum transport system permease protein ModB yields MAWLGPEEWNAVALSLRVSFWAMAVSLPIGIFTAYALARWRFPGKQLINGIVHLPLILPPVVTGYMLLLTFGTKGPVGSVLQKVGIVFAFNWTGAALAAGIMAFPLMVRAIRLSIEAVDPRLEQAAATLGAPRPWVFATVTLPMILPGILTGAILSFAKAMGEFGATITFVSNIPGQTRTIPSAIYAFLQVPGGEGAALRLVAVSIAVAMGALLVSEALSTRVARRVAGN; encoded by the coding sequence ATGGCCTGGCTTGGACCCGAGGAGTGGAACGCGGTCGCCCTGTCGCTTCGGGTGTCGTTCTGGGCCATGGCCGTCAGCCTGCCCATCGGCATTTTCACCGCCTATGCCCTTGCCAGGTGGCGCTTTCCCGGCAAGCAACTGATCAACGGCATCGTCCACCTGCCGCTGATCCTGCCCCCCGTCGTCACCGGTTACATGCTGTTGCTGACCTTCGGCACCAAGGGCCCGGTGGGGTCGGTCCTGCAGAAGGTCGGCATCGTCTTCGCCTTCAACTGGACCGGGGCCGCCCTGGCCGCCGGGATCATGGCCTTTCCGCTGATGGTGCGCGCCATCAGGCTGTCGATCGAGGCGGTGGATCCGCGCCTGGAACAGGCCGCCGCCACGCTGGGCGCGCCGCGTCCCTGGGTCTTTGCCACCGTCACCCTGCCGATGATCCTGCCCGGCATCCTGACCGGCGCCATCCTGTCCTTTGCCAAGGCCATGGGCGAATTCGGCGCCACGATCACCTTCGTGTCGAACATTCCCGGCCAGACCCGCACCATTCCATCGGCCATCTACGCCTTCCTGCAGGTGCCCGGCGGCGAAGGTGCTGCGCTGCGCCTTGTCGCCGTTTCCATCGCCGTCGCCATGGGCGCGCTTCTGGTGTCCGAGGCCCTGTCGACCCGCGTCGCGCGCCGGGTGGCGGGCAACTGA
- a CDS encoding Glycerate dehydrogenase, with the protein MAKPSVFVTRRWPAAVEAQLCDRYEVTLNRSDRPMGLFQFREALRRYDAVLPTDTDWLGKDALDVPQARTRIIANYGVGLSHICEPAAKRLGVTVTNTPDVVSECAADLAMTLLLMVARRAGEGERELRAGRWTGWRPTHLVGTKVSGKVLGIVGFGRIGREMAKRAHHGFGMTILVHDPHPQDPGALAQCGAEQVATLEDLLPRCDFVSLHCSGGAANRHLMNTPRLEMMKPGAYLVNTGAAELIDEHALIQALSFDTIGGAALDVFEGEPRIASDLLNCDNLVMLPHLASATKEAREAMGFRVLDNLDDFFGGKSPRDRVI; encoded by the coding sequence ATGGCAAAGCCCTCCGTCTTCGTCACCCGCCGCTGGCCGGCGGCGGTCGAGGCACAGCTGTGCGACCGCTACGAGGTCACGCTGAACCGCAGCGACCGGCCCATGGGGCTCTTCCAGTTCCGCGAGGCGCTCAGGCGCTACGACGCGGTGCTGCCGACGGACACCGACTGGCTGGGCAAGGACGCGCTGGACGTGCCCCAGGCCCGGACCAGGATCATCGCCAATTACGGTGTGGGCCTGTCCCACATCTGTGAACCGGCGGCGAAACGGCTGGGCGTGACGGTGACCAACACGCCGGACGTGGTGTCGGAATGCGCCGCCGACCTGGCCATGACGCTGCTGCTGATGGTTGCCCGCCGCGCGGGCGAAGGCGAACGCGAGCTGCGCGCGGGCCGCTGGACCGGCTGGCGGCCGACGCACCTGGTGGGGACCAAGGTCTCGGGCAAGGTGCTGGGGATCGTGGGCTTCGGCCGCATCGGGCGCGAGATGGCGAAGCGGGCGCATCATGGCTTCGGCATGACGATCCTGGTGCATGACCCGCATCCGCAGGACCCCGGGGCGCTGGCCCAATGCGGCGCCGAACAGGTCGCCACGCTCGAAGATCTTCTGCCACGCTGCGATTTCGTTTCGCTGCATTGTTCGGGCGGGGCGGCCAACCGGCACCTGATGAACACCCCGCGGCTGGAAATGATGAAACCCGGTGCCTACCTGGTCAACACCGGCGCGGCCGAGCTGATCGACGAACACGCGCTGATCCAGGCGCTCAGCTTCGACACGATCGGCGGCGCGGCCCTGGACGTCTTCGAAGGCGAACCTCGCATCGCATCGGACCTGCTGAACTGCGACAACCTGGTGATGCTGCCCCACCTCGCCAGCGCCACGAAGGAGGCGCGCGAAGCCATGGGCTTCCGGGTGCTGGACAACCTCGACGACTTCTTCGGCGGCAAATCCCCCCGCGACCGCGTCATCTGA
- the ydgJ_1 gene encoding putative oxidoreductase YdgJ, with translation MNDPIRMGVIGIDHRHIYTMAGHMRDAGAVLAGWSTEGTPGTLAGFVDRFPEAPRVSSADALLEDPTIDVILTAAIPCDRAGIALRAMAAGKDVMTDKPGCLTLDQLAAIRARVAETGRIWSVDFSERFEVPSVTAAAELVAQGAIGRVIQTLGLGPHRLNRAIRPDWFFDPARNGGILTDIGSHQIDQFLFFAGARDAEVTLATTANRANPQDPGFRDFGQIVLKAGDVDGYVRLDWFTPDGLPTWGDGRLFLLGTEGTIELRKYVDPGASDRTDTLILTNGTRCETIDARGTGLPYFARLIADIRDRSETAMPQDHAFAVMDLAIRAQMMADVE, from the coding sequence ATGAATGACCCCATCCGCATGGGCGTGATCGGCATCGACCATCGCCACATCTATACCATGGCCGGCCACATGCGCGACGCCGGCGCCGTCCTGGCCGGCTGGTCGACCGAGGGCACGCCCGGCACGCTGGCGGGATTCGTCGATCGGTTTCCCGAAGCGCCAAGGGTATCCTCCGCCGATGCCCTGCTGGAGGATCCGACCATCGACGTCATCCTGACCGCCGCCATACCCTGCGACCGGGCTGGGATTGCCCTGCGCGCGATGGCGGCGGGCAAGGATGTGATGACCGACAAGCCGGGGTGCCTGACGCTGGACCAGCTGGCGGCGATCCGGGCCAGGGTGGCAGAGACCGGGCGGATCTGGTCGGTGGATTTCTCGGAACGGTTCGAGGTGCCGTCGGTCACCGCCGCCGCCGAGCTGGTCGCGCAGGGCGCCATCGGGCGGGTGATCCAGACGCTGGGGCTGGGGCCGCACCGGCTGAACCGGGCGATCCGGCCGGACTGGTTCTTCGACCCCGCGCGCAATGGCGGGATCCTGACCGATATCGGGTCGCACCAGATCGACCAGTTCCTGTTCTTCGCGGGCGCCAGAGATGCCGAGGTCACGTTGGCCACCACCGCCAACCGCGCCAATCCGCAAGACCCGGGGTTCCGCGACTTCGGGCAGATCGTGCTGAAGGCCGGCGACGTGGACGGCTATGTCAGGCTGGACTGGTTCACGCCGGATGGCCTGCCGACCTGGGGCGACGGGCGGCTGTTCCTGCTGGGCACCGAAGGCACCATCGAGCTGCGCAAATACGTGGATCCGGGCGCGTCCGATCGCACCGATACGCTGATCCTGACCAATGGAACCCGGTGCGAGACAATCGACGCAAGGGGCACCGGCCTGCCCTATTTCGCCCGCCTGATCGCCGATATCCGCGACCGAAGCGAAACGGCGATGCCGCAGGACCATGCCTTTGCCGTGATGGACCTGGCGATCCGCGCGCAGATGATGGCGGACGTGGAATAG
- the fabG_21 gene encoding 3-oxoacyl-[acyl-carrier-protein] reductase FabG codes for MDINKAGAVVTGGASGLGGATAAHLAALGAKVTIFDLNEDLGQAHAEAIGGRFVKVNVTDAAQVEAGLDAAQDFCEAMRICVNCAGIGPPAKVIDREGRALPLGDFTSIISVNLLGTFNVLSKFAARIHAAEPLGEERGVIVNTASVAAFDGQIGQPAYAASKGGIVGMTLPIAREFARYGIRVMTIAPGLFLTPLLASLPQEAQDSLGAQVPFPNRLGDPAEYAKMVEAIIANPMLNGETIRLDGAIRMAPK; via the coding sequence ATGGACATCAACAAAGCCGGCGCGGTCGTGACAGGCGGCGCCTCGGGGCTGGGCGGGGCGACGGCGGCGCACCTGGCCGCATTGGGCGCGAAGGTCACCATCTTCGATCTGAACGAGGACCTGGGCCAGGCCCATGCCGAGGCGATCGGCGGCCGGTTCGTCAAGGTAAACGTGACCGACGCGGCGCAGGTCGAGGCCGGGCTGGATGCGGCGCAGGATTTCTGCGAGGCGATGCGGATCTGCGTGAACTGCGCCGGGATCGGGCCGCCGGCCAAGGTGATCGACCGCGAGGGCAGGGCGCTGCCGCTGGGCGATTTCACCTCGATCATCAGCGTGAACCTGCTGGGCACCTTCAACGTGCTGTCGAAATTCGCGGCGCGGATCCATGCGGCAGAGCCGCTGGGAGAGGAACGGGGCGTGATCGTCAACACCGCCAGCGTCGCGGCCTTCGACGGGCAGATCGGGCAGCCGGCCTATGCCGCGTCCAAAGGCGGGATCGTGGGGATGACCCTGCCCATCGCGCGCGAATTCGCGCGCTACGGCATCCGCGTCATGACCATCGCGCCGGGGCTGTTCCTGACACCGCTGCTGGCCTCGCTGCCGCAAGAGGCGCAGGATTCTCTTGGCGCACAGGTGCCGTTTCCGAACCGGCTGGGCGATCCGGCGGAATATGCGAAGATGGTCGAGGCGATCATCGCCAACCCGATGCTGAACGGCGAGACGATCCGCCTGGACGGGGCGATCCGCATGGCGCCGAAATAG
- the yvaA gene encoding putative oxidoreductase YvaA: MKPLNAVLIGLGMVADTHARALADASGARLHGVHARRGDTARAFAQRHGGPKVYGTLDEIADDDALDFAILVTPPDARLEIVQKLVGAGLPVLMEKPIERDASRAKAIVAICDAAGLPCGVTLQHRMRPAARALKARLTNMGRIGGVDVRVPWWRDQVYYDAPGRGTYARDGGGVLITQAIHTLDLTLHLCGPVRAVQALTATTLHRMESEDFATAGLVFATGAAGSVMATTAQFPGAAEQIVINAEHGSARLSGDHLTLHWRDGRIEEIGGASATGGGADPMAFTHAWHQAVIEDFADAVRHGRAPAITGRSALAVQELIDAIVRSSREGRRIDMETADE, encoded by the coding sequence GTGAAACCGCTGAATGCCGTGCTGATCGGGCTCGGCATGGTGGCCGACACCCATGCGCGGGCGCTGGCGGATGCGTCCGGCGCACGGCTGCACGGGGTCCATGCGCGGCGGGGGGACACGGCGCGGGCCTTTGCCCAGCGACACGGCGGGCCAAAGGTCTACGGCACGCTGGACGAGATCGCCGACGACGACGCGCTGGATTTCGCCATCCTCGTCACGCCGCCCGATGCCCGTCTGGAGATCGTACAGAAGCTGGTCGGGGCCGGGTTGCCGGTGCTGATGGAAAAGCCCATCGAACGCGATGCGTCCCGGGCCAAGGCCATTGTCGCGATCTGCGACGCGGCCGGCCTGCCCTGCGGCGTGACCCTGCAACATCGGATGCGCCCGGCGGCGCGGGCGTTGAAGGCGCGGTTGACGAACATGGGCCGGATCGGCGGCGTCGATGTCCGCGTGCCCTGGTGGCGCGACCAGGTCTATTACGATGCGCCGGGCCGGGGCACCTATGCGCGCGATGGCGGCGGCGTGCTGATCACCCAGGCGATCCACACGCTGGACCTGACGCTGCATCTGTGCGGGCCGGTCAGGGCGGTGCAGGCGCTGACCGCGACCACGCTGCACCGCATGGAATCCGAGGATTTCGCCACCGCCGGACTGGTCTTTGCCACCGGCGCGGCGGGGTCGGTCATGGCGACCACCGCGCAATTCCCCGGCGCGGCCGAGCAGATCGTGATCAATGCCGAACACGGCTCGGCCCGGCTGAGCGGCGATCACCTGACCCTGCATTGGCGCGACGGCCGGATTGAGGAGATCGGCGGCGCGTCCGCCACCGGCGGCGGCGCCGACCCGATGGCATTCACCCATGCCTGGCACCAGGCGGTGATCGAGGATTTCGCCGATGCCGTCCGTCATGGGCGGGCCCCCGCGATCACCGGGCGGTCCGCGCTGGCGGTGCAGGAGCTGATCGACGCCATCGTTCGATCCTCGCGCGAGGGACGGCGCATCGACATGGAGACCGCAGATGAATGA
- the cysA_4 gene encoding Sulfate/thiosulfate import ATP-binding protein CysA, with amino-acid sequence MLNVRLNHQQGAFTLDVDFQAPPGITVLFGRSGSGKTTIVNAVAGLLSPGQGRIAVDDLTLVDTDARVNLPPHRRRLGYVFQEGRLFPHMTVRQNLGYGRFFAPRKAPQKTWRAEADRVVEMLGIGPLLDRRPGLLSGGEKQRVAIGRALLSSPRLILADEPLAALDEARKAEILPYFERLRDEVSVPILYVSHSAAEVARLATTVIALDGGRIVRRGPAGEVLADPMVTPTGVRAAGAVIEARVVTHHPDGITELEAGGLPLFLPRVAHSPGQTIRLRIPAQEVVLSRTRPEGLSALNILPGTVDRVRAGEGPGALVSLQTPAGAVLARITRRSVEAMGLAEGATCHAIIKSVGIAPEDVGG; translated from the coding sequence ATGCTGAACGTCCGGCTGAACCACCAACAGGGCGCCTTCACCCTGGACGTGGATTTCCAGGCGCCGCCGGGGATCACCGTGCTGTTCGGCCGTTCGGGGTCGGGCAAGACGACCATCGTGAACGCGGTGGCGGGGCTGTTGTCGCCGGGGCAGGGGCGGATCGCCGTCGATGACCTGACGCTGGTCGATACCGATGCCCGCGTGAACCTGCCGCCGCATCGCCGCCGCCTGGGCTATGTCTTCCAGGAAGGCCGGCTGTTTCCGCACATGACCGTGCGCCAGAACCTGGGCTATGGCCGTTTCTTCGCCCCCCGTAAGGCCCCCCAAAAGACCTGGCGCGCCGAAGCGGACAGGGTGGTCGAGATGCTGGGCATCGGCCCCCTGCTCGACCGTCGCCCCGGGCTGCTGTCAGGCGGGGAAAAACAGCGTGTCGCCATCGGCCGGGCGCTGCTGTCCTCGCCGCGCCTGATCCTGGCCGATGAACCCTTGGCCGCGCTGGACGAGGCCCGCAAGGCGGAAATCCTGCCCTATTTCGAACGCCTGCGCGACGAGGTCTCGGTTCCGATCCTGTACGTCAGCCATTCCGCCGCCGAAGTCGCGCGGCTGGCCACCACCGTCATCGCGCTGGACGGCGGCCGGATCGTGCGCCGGGGTCCGGCGGGCGAAGTGCTGGCGGACCCGATGGTCACCCCCACCGGCGTGCGCGCCGCCGGCGCCGTGATCGAAGCCCGCGTCGTCACCCATCATCCCGACGGCATCACCGAACTCGAAGCCGGGGGCCTGCCGCTTTTCCTGCCGCGTGTCGCCCATTCCCCGGGCCAGACCATCCGCCTGCGCATCCCCGCGCAGGAAGTCGTCCTGTCGCGCACCCGGCCCGAGGGTCTTTCGGCGCTCAACATCCTGCCCGGCACCGTCGACCGGGTCCGCGCGGGGGAAGGGCCGGGGGCGCTGGTGTCGCTGCAGACACCGGCCGGGGCGGTTCTGGCGCGGATCACGCGGCGGTCGGTCGAGGCGATGGGCCTGGCCGAGGGCGCCACCTGCCACGCCATCATCAAGTCCGTGGGCATCGCGCCGGAAGACGTGGGCGGCTAG
- the kdgK_2 gene encoding 2-dehydro-3-deoxygluconokinase has protein sequence MTDVICMGEAMVELSLASAPGGRAAVGFAGDTLNTAIYLKREAPGLNVAYATRLGRDPLSDQMVAMMQDEGLECALIPRHDTRLPGLYAISTDEAGERSFFYWRDQSAAREMLGDGGLSFADLGRAKVLYLSAITLAILPAAHRQALLDWLPDYRAGGGVFAFDSNYRPRLWPDQATARAAVGSAWRQTDIGLPSVDDEMALFGDTSEGAVLDRLAGFGVTSGALKRGASGPLALDGSLSGPYAPASRVIDSTAAGDSFNAGYLGARLTGADEAKALMAGHALASRVVGVKGAILPRTDNSTGDAA, from the coding sequence ATGACCGACGTGATCTGCATGGGCGAGGCGATGGTGGAACTGTCGCTGGCGTCCGCCCCCGGGGGACGGGCGGCGGTGGGTTTTGCGGGCGATACGCTGAACACCGCGATCTATCTCAAACGCGAGGCCCCCGGCCTGAACGTCGCCTATGCCACAAGGCTGGGCCGCGATCCGCTGTCCGACCAGATGGTGGCGATGATGCAGGACGAGGGGCTGGAGTGCGCCCTGATCCCCCGCCACGACACCCGCCTGCCCGGGCTTTACGCGATCTCGACCGACGAGGCCGGCGAACGGTCGTTCTTTTACTGGCGCGACCAGTCGGCGGCGCGCGAGATGCTGGGGGATGGCGGGCTGTCGTTCGCGGATCTGGGCCGGGCAAAGGTGCTGTACCTGTCGGCGATCACCCTGGCGATCCTGCCGGCGGCGCATCGGCAGGCCCTGCTGGACTGGCTGCCGGACTATCGCGCGGGCGGGGGCGTTTTCGCTTTCGATTCCAACTATCGCCCCCGGCTCTGGCCCGATCAGGCGACGGCCCGGGCCGCCGTGGGCTCTGCCTGGCGGCAGACCGACATCGGCCTGCCCAGCGTGGATGACGAGATGGCGTTGTTCGGGGATACCTCGGAAGGCGCGGTGCTGGACCGGCTGGCGGGGTTCGGGGTGACGTCCGGCGCGCTGAAGCGCGGCGCAAGCGGGCCACTGGCGCTGGATGGCAGCTTGTCCGGCCCTTACGCGCCGGCCTCGCGGGTCATCGACAGCACGGCGGCGGGCGACAGTTTCAACGCGGGCTACCTGGGCGCCCGGCTGACCGGCGCCGACGAGGCAAAGGCGCTGATGGCGGGCCACGCGCTGGCGTCGCGCGTGGTGGGCGTGAAGGGGGCGATCCTGCCGCGCACGGACAACAGCACCGGGGACGCGGCGTGA